One Campylobacter lari DNA segment encodes these proteins:
- a CDS encoding OmpA family protein yields the protein MIKNNSNNEENNFWIAYADLMAGLLFVFILLIGAIVVKYVLTQSDLQIIKENLQKQEERLRENKEELNQKEDILKNLSQKLNNTSSTLDDVNKQKQALEANITKLNQDLNSSLDEKDQQIFALLERLNKKDEEIKELERNFDEAKSKIKELGLIKENTIKNLQAKFDTNITLDSNTGAIVLPSEVLFDTNSFTLKAQAKENLKTILTQYFDNILKDENILNSIENIVIEGHTDSAGSYIYNLDLSQKRAYAVMSFIHSFYKDPRLQKLLMASGRSYSDVIMKDGKEDKEASRRIEIKFNINTNNALEKVEKYLDSK from the coding sequence ATGATAAAAAATAATTCTAACAATGAAGAAAATAATTTTTGGATAGCTTATGCAGATTTAATGGCGGGCTTGCTTTTTGTATTTATTTTGCTTATTGGAGCTATAGTTGTTAAGTATGTTTTAACTCAAAGTGATTTGCAAATCATAAAAGAAAATCTACAAAAACAAGAAGAGCGCTTAAGAGAGAATAAAGAAGAATTAAACCAAAAAGAAGATATTTTAAAAAATCTTAGCCAAAAACTAAATAATACTTCAAGCACGCTTGATGATGTTAATAAGCAAAAACAGGCTTTAGAGGCTAATATTACTAAACTCAATCAAGATTTAAATTCAAGTTTAGATGAAAAAGATCAGCAAATTTTTGCTTTGCTTGAGAGATTAAACAAAAAAGATGAAGAAATCAAAGAATTAGAGCGTAATTTTGATGAGGCAAAAAGTAAGATCAAAGAACTAGGTTTAATCAAAGAAAATACCATCAAAAATCTTCAAGCAAAATTTGATACTAACATTACTCTAGATTCTAATACAGGGGCGATAGTATTGCCTTCTGAAGTGCTTTTTGATACAAATTCTTTTACGCTAAAAGCTCAAGCAAAAGAGAATTTGAAAACGATTTTAACGCAGTATTTTGACAATATTTTAAAAGATGAAAATATCTTAAACAGTATAGAAAATATAGTCATAGAAGGCCATACAGATAGTGCAGGCTCTTATATATATAATCTTGATTTATCACAAAAAAGAGCTTATGCTGTGATGAGTTTTATACACTCATTTTATAAAGATCCAAGATTGCAAAAACTTTTAATGGCAAGTGGTAGGTCTTATTCTGATGTAATTATGAAAGATGGCAAAGAAGATAAAGAAGCAAGTCGTAGAATAGAGATTAAGTTTAATATCAATACAAATAATGCTTTAGAAAAGGTTGAAAAATACCTTGATAGCAAGTAA
- a CDS encoding MotA/TolQ/ExbB proton channel family protein: MEVKTTDDFSDLVLPEGKGSTGIVAYLKIIFIPAMLYILVLLGYFGKIDFKVELHSVVMIGIIFLVALIFARHSADYASSIFEQQKDEFKLILKRYIMKHFLVIGKETKSNASFDDFAYAYVKDLRNENFASVGAAIFPMLGILGTFISIAISMPNFNSSDTAGLEQEISVLLNGVGTAFYVSIYGIFLALWWIFFEKYGSSKFQKLLNRQKNATSDFFWSKEEIDRKYLQESLQHFEKIGTIFEHVSNEEFFKELDHTIDRKFKVFQELVNAEEKAVRLSSEHVKQTMSDLSKTQREQKDIVKTYSEIANAVNMLNSNIKDLTLRISEQYNRLLDVSSDKIVHLDKSVSALDEKVNNFSNNIEKYQNLMLDNQTKLFEGFRASIIEGMHTFKEAYEDEKNIDEKISLMQEFKEESKELDEQTTQVIAKLENQKEDEKIDDKK; this comes from the coding sequence ATGGAAGTTAAAACAACTGATGATTTTTCTGATCTTGTATTGCCTGAAGGAAAAGGTAGTACAGGGATTGTTGCGTATTTAAAGATTATATTTATCCCTGCTATGTTGTATATTTTGGTTCTTTTGGGGTATTTTGGTAAGATTGATTTTAAAGTAGAATTACATAGTGTTGTAATGATAGGGATTATCTTTTTAGTGGCTTTGATTTTTGCAAGACATAGTGCTGATTATGCTTCGAGTATTTTCGAGCAGCAAAAAGATGAATTTAAGCTTATTTTAAAACGCTACATTATGAAGCATTTTTTAGTTATAGGTAAAGAGACAAAATCTAACGCGAGTTTTGATGATTTTGCTTATGCTTATGTGAAAGATCTAAGAAATGAAAATTTTGCTTCTGTAGGCGCAGCTATTTTTCCTATGCTTGGTATTTTGGGGACTTTTATAAGTATAGCAATATCTATGCCTAATTTTAATTCAAGTGATACAGCAGGCTTAGAGCAAGAAATTTCAGTTTTACTCAATGGAGTAGGAACTGCCTTTTATGTTTCAATCTATGGAATTTTTTTAGCACTTTGGTGGATATTTTTCGAAAAATATGGCAGTAGTAAATTTCAAAAACTCTTAAATCGTCAAAAAAATGCAACAAGTGATTTTTTCTGGTCTAAAGAAGAAATTGATAGAAAGTATCTTCAAGAAAGTTTGCAACACTTTGAAAAAATTGGCACGATTTTTGAGCATGTTAGCAATGAAGAGTTTTTCAAAGAATTAGATCATACAATAGATAGAAAATTTAAGGTTTTTCAAGAACTTGTAAATGCTGAAGAAAAGGCTGTAAGATTAAGTAGTGAGCATGTGAAACAAACTATGAGCGATTTATCTAAAACCCAAAGAGAACAAAAAGATATAGTTAAAACTTACAGCGAGATTGCAAATGCGGTAAATATGTTAAATTCAAACATAAAAGATTTAACTTTAAGAATTTCAGAGCAATATAATAGACTTTTAGATGTGAGTTCGGATAAAATTGTGCATTTAGATAAAAGCGTGAGTGCTTTAGATGAGAAGGTGAATAATTTTTCAAACAATATTGAAAAATATCAAAATCTTATGCTTGATAATCAAACTAAACTTTTCGAGGGCTTTAGGGCAAGTATTATAGAAGGTATGCATACTTTTAAAGAAGCTTATGAAGATGAAAAAAATATCGATGAAAAAATTTCACTGATGCAAGAATTTAAAGAAGAAAGTAAAGAATTAGATGAGCAAACCACACAAGTTATTGCAAAGCTTGAAAATCAAAAAGAAGATGAAAAAATAGATGATAAAAAATAA
- the fbaA gene encoding class II fructose-bisphosphate aldolase, translated as MGVLDLVKPGVLSGDDLNIVYNHAKKEGFAIPAVNVVGTNSINAVLESAKKVNSPVIIQFSNGGAKFVAGKACPKADVLGAISGARHVHLMAKAYGVPVILHTDHAARKLLPWIDALIEANIEFKKETGKPLFSSHMIDLSEEDLESNLSTCENYLKQMSELGISLELELGCTGGEEDGVDNTNIDNAKLYTQPEDVALAYERLSKISDRFSIAASFGNVHGVYKPGNVILRPEILKNSQNYVKEKFGLSEEKPINFVFHGGSGSDIEDIKAALSYGVIKMNIDTDTQWAFWDGVREYEFKNKAYLQGQIGNPEGDDKPNKKYYDPRVWLRAGEESMIKRLECAFSDLNCIDRN; from the coding sequence ATGGGTGTATTAGATCTTGTTAAACCAGGTGTTTTAAGTGGTGATGATCTAAATATCGTATATAATCATGCAAAAAAAGAAGGATTTGCTATCCCTGCGGTGAATGTCGTAGGGACAAATTCTATCAATGCGGTTTTAGAAAGCGCTAAAAAAGTTAATTCGCCTGTGATTATTCAATTTTCAAATGGTGGAGCTAAATTTGTAGCGGGAAAAGCTTGTCCAAAAGCTGATGTACTTGGTGCAATAAGTGGTGCAAGACATGTGCATTTAATGGCAAAAGCTTATGGCGTGCCTGTGATTTTACATACAGATCATGCTGCTAGAAAATTACTTCCTTGGATTGATGCTTTGATTGAAGCAAATATTGAGTTTAAAAAAGAAACAGGTAAGCCTTTGTTTAGCTCTCATATGATTGACTTAAGTGAAGAGGATTTAGAAAGTAATCTAAGCACTTGCGAAAATTATCTAAAACAAATGTCTGAGCTTGGGATTTCTTTGGAGCTTGAGTTAGGGTGTACAGGTGGAGAAGAAGATGGAGTGGATAATACCAACATCGATAATGCAAAATTATACACTCAGCCTGAAGATGTAGCTTTAGCTTATGAAAGACTTTCTAAGATTAGTGATAGGTTTTCGATCGCGGCAAGTTTTGGTAATGTGCATGGAGTGTATAAACCAGGCAATGTAATTTTAAGACCTGAAATTCTTAAAAATTCTCAAAATTATGTAAAAGAAAAATTTGGCTTAAGTGAAGAAAAACCGATCAATTTTGTCTTTCATGGCGGTAGTGGAAGTGATATAGAAGATATCAAAGCAGCGCTTAGCTATGGCGTGATTAAGATGAATATAGACACAGATACTCAATGGGCTTTTTGGGATGGTGTTAGAGAGTATGAGTTTAAAAATAAAGCTTATTTACAAGGGCAAATTGGCAATCCCGAGGGCGATGATAAGCCAAATAAAAAATACTACGATCCAAGAGTATGGCTTAGAGCGGGCGAAGAAAGTATGATCAAACGCTTAGAGTGTGCTTTTAGCGATTTAAATTGTATCGATAGAAACTAA